From a single Calothrix sp. NIES-2098 genomic region:
- a CDS encoding nitrogen fixation protein NifW: MSRTIDEFKQLVDAEEFFQFFNLPYDQKFVNVNRLHILKKFSQFMREIDENSPDLSAEEKLNQYAIALQKAYEVFIESTPQEQKLFKVFNDKPKNVVKLTEITSD, translated from the coding sequence ATGAGCAGGACTATTGATGAGTTCAAGCAGCTCGTAGATGCAGAGGAATTCTTTCAGTTTTTTAACCTGCCCTACGACCAAAAATTTGTGAATGTAAATCGTCTACATATTTTAAAAAAATTCTCTCAATTCATGAGAGAAATTGATGAGAATTCTCCCGATTTAAGCGCAGAGGAAAAACTCAATCAATATGCCATAGCTTTGCAAAAAGCCTATGAGGTATTTATCGAATCAACACCTCAAGAACAAAAGCTATTTAAGGTGTTTAACGATAAGCCAAAAAATGTAGTCAAGCTGACAGAAATCACTTCTGATTAG
- a CDS encoding HesA protein: protein MVNLTPTELERYSRQMMLPNFGELAQKRLKSATVLVTGVGGLGGTAALYLAVAGVGRLILVRGGDLRLDDMNRQILMSDDWVGKPRVFKAKETLDAINPDVQVEAIHDYITPENVDELVQSADMALDCAHNFTERNLLNAACVRWRKPMVEAAMDGMEAYLTTIIPGVTPCLSCLFPEKPDWDRRGFSVLGAVSGTLACLTALEAIKLITGFSQPLLSQLLTIDLNRMEFAKRRSQRDRSCPVCGNNAPWRYAQSGSMEPTSNCTK from the coding sequence GTGGTAAACCTGACGCCTACCGAATTAGAACGCTATAGTCGCCAAATGATGCTCCCTAACTTTGGCGAACTAGCTCAGAAGCGCCTGAAGTCAGCGACGGTTCTGGTTACAGGTGTGGGGGGATTAGGCGGTACGGCGGCGCTTTACCTAGCAGTAGCGGGCGTTGGGCGACTAATCTTAGTTCGGGGTGGAGACCTGCGGCTAGATGATATGAATCGTCAGATCCTCATGAGTGACGATTGGGTAGGTAAGCCAAGGGTATTCAAAGCTAAAGAAACTCTGGACGCGATTAATCCTGATGTCCAAGTCGAAGCAATTCATGATTACATCACCCCAGAAAATGTAGATGAGTTGGTACAGTCAGCTGATATGGCTCTTGACTGCGCCCACAATTTTACCGAACGCAATTTGTTGAATGCAGCTTGTGTGCGTTGGCGAAAACCAATGGTGGAAGCAGCAATGGATGGGATGGAGGCTTACCTGACTACGATTATTCCTGGTGTGACTCCTTGTTTATCTTGTCTGTTTCCAGAAAAGCCTGATTGGGATAGGCGTGGATTTTCAGTTTTAGGCGCTGTTTCTGGGACATTAGCTTGTCTAACGGCTTTAGAAGCGATCAAGTTGATCACTGGTTTTAGTCAACCGTTACTGTCACAACTGTTGACAATAGACCTAAATCGGATGGAATTTGCTAAACGCCGTTCTCAGCGCGATCGCTCTTGTCCAGTATGCGGTAACAATGCGCCCTGGAGATACGCGCAATCAGGTTCTATGGAACCC
- a CDS encoding nitrogen fixation protein NifX, whose protein sequence is MKIAFTTSDRVHINAHFGWARQIEVYEVSDEGYSFVETLTFEGDLKEDGNEDKITPKLAALEDCTIVYVLAIGGSAAARLIKKGVTPIKARSEEEEIVEVLTKLVQTLKGNPPPWLRKALKQKDTTFADELENEATV, encoded by the coding sequence ATGAAAATTGCCTTTACGACAAGTGACCGAGTTCATATTAATGCTCACTTCGGATGGGCAAGACAAATTGAGGTTTATGAAGTCTCAGATGAGGGATATTCATTTGTTGAGACTTTGACCTTTGAAGGCGACCTCAAAGAAGATGGTAACGAGGATAAAATCACACCAAAATTGGCAGCGCTAGAGGACTGCACAATTGTTTATGTATTAGCAATTGGTGGTAGTGCTGCTGCTCGTTTAATTAAAAAAGGTGTCACCCCAATTAAAGCGCGATCGGAAGAAGAAGAAATCGTAGAAGTGTTAACTAAATTAGTTCAAACACTCAAAGGTAATCCTCCACCTTGGTTGCGTAAAGCTTTAAAGCAAAAAGACACAACCTTTGCCGATGAATTAGAAAATGAAGCAACAGTATGA